The proteins below come from a single Gossypium raimondii isolate GPD5lz chromosome 2, ASM2569854v1, whole genome shotgun sequence genomic window:
- the LOC105787931 gene encoding probable arabinosyltransferase ARAD1 isoform X1 yields the protein MRAKQIPSSLTRSKSQILLLFFPLSLILLSFLFLLFPPSDPAASSTTHPYPHPLIPPQTSFVASLEHFLTHKALNHRSSDDTVRSLLQDDVRMFDDRKFAKEMDWVHGDPYYPLNFPIRVYVYQMPNKFTYNLLWLFRNTYRETSNLTSNGSPVHRLIEQHSIDYWLWADLIAPESERLLKNVVRVHRQEEADLFYVPFFTTISFFLLEKQQCKALYREALKWVTDQPAWKRSEGRDHIFPIHHPWSFKSVRRYVKNSIWLLPDMDSTGNWYKPGQVSLEKDLILPYVPNVDLCDAKCVSESESKRTILLFFRGRLKRNAGGKIRSKLVTELAGAKDVVIEEGTSGDQGKAAAQKGMRRSIFCLSPAGDTPSSARLFDAIVSGCIPVIISDELELPFEGILDYRKIAIFVSSADAVQPGWLLPFLKGISSTQIREMRKNLVEFSRHFMYSSPAQPLGPEDLVWRLMGGKLVNIKLHTRRSQRVVKESRSVCTCDCRSGNNTASSTLSGQSLSG from the exons atgcgAGCTAAGCAAATACCATCGTCCTTGACGAGATCCAAATCTCAAATTCTCCTTCTGTTCTTCCCCCTCTCACTCatccttctttctttcctcttcttACTCTTTCCTCCCTCTGACCCCGCTGCATCCTCCACCACCCATCCCTACCCTCACCCCCTCATCCCACCCCAAACCTCCTTCGTCGCTTCCCTCGAACACTTCCTTACTCACAAGGCTCTCAACCACCGCTCTTCCGACGACACCGTGCGTTCGCTGCTCCAAGATGACGTAAGGATGTTCGACGACCGAAAGTTCGCCAAGGAAATGGACTGGGTGCATGGAGATCCGTACTACCCGCTGAATTTCCCGATTAGGGTTTACGTTTACCAAATGCCCAACAAGTTCACCTACAATTTACTTTGGTTGTTTCGGAATACTTACCGAGAAACCTCTAATCTAACCTCCAACGGCAGTCCTGTTCACCGTTTAATCGAACAA CATTCTATTGATTATTGGCTATGGGCGGATTTGATTGCGCCGGAATCCGAAAGGCTTTTGAAAAATGTTGTCAGAGTTCATAGGCAGGAAGAGGCAGATTTATTTTACGTGCCGTTCTTCACCACAATTAGCTTTTTCTTGTTGGAGAAGCAACAATGCAAGGCGTTATATAGG GAAGCCTTGAAATGGGTAACAGATCAGCCTGCATGGAAACGATCTGAAGGAAGGGATCATATATTTCCCATTCATCATCCATGGTCCTTTAAGTCGGTTCGCAGATatgtaaaaaattcaatttggcTTCTACCAGATATGGATTCCACAGGGAATTG GTACAAGCCAGGGCAAGTATCACTGGAGAAGGACCTCATTCTCCCATATGTTCCTAATGTTGATTTATGTGATGCAAAATGTGTGTCAGAAAGTGAATCAAAGAGAACCATACTGCTTTTCTTCCGTGGCCGACTTAAGAGAAATGCT gGAGGAAAAATACGTTCTAAACTTGTAACAGAACTAGCAGGTGCCAAGGACGTAGTGATAGAGGAGGGAACATCTGGGGATCAAGGGAAAGCTGCTGCACAAAAGGGGATGCGCAG GTCTATATTTTGTTTAAGTCCAGCTGGTGACACTCCTTCCTCTGCTAGATTGTTTGATGCTATTGTTAGTGGGTGTATACCTgttattattagtgatgaattGGAACTTCCTTTTGAAGGAATACTAGATTATAGAAAG ATAGCTATATTTGTTTCTTCGGCTGATGCTGTGCAACCTGGTTGGCTTCTGCCATTTTTAAAAGGCATTAGCTCTACTCAGATCAGAGAAATGAGGAAGAACCTTGTGGAG ttCTCAAGGCATTTCATGTATTCTAGTCCTGCTCAACCCTTGGGTCCAGAAGATCTGGTTTGGAGATTG ATGGGTGGTAAGTTGGTGAACATCAAGCTTCATACTCGGAGATCGCAGCGCGTGGTTAAAGAATCAAGAAGTGTCTGTACCTGTGATTGCAGGTCTGGCAACAATACCGCATCCAGTACTTTATCTGGTCAGTCTCTCTCCGGTTGA
- the LOC105787931 gene encoding probable arabinosyltransferase ARAD1 isoform X2, translating into MRAKQIPSSLTRSKSQILLLFFPLSLILLSFLFLLFPPSDPAASSTTHPYPHPLIPPQTSFVASLEHFLTHKALNHRSSDDTVRSLLQDDVRMFDDRKFAKEMDWVHGDPYYPLNFPIRVYVYQMPNKFTYNLLWLFRNTYRETSNLTSNGSPVHRLIEQHSIDYWLWADLIAPESERLLKNVVRVHRQEEADLFYVPFFTTISFFLLEKQQCKALYREALKWVTDQPAWKRSEGRDHIFPIHHPWSFKSVRRYVKNSIWLLPDMDSTGNWYKPGQVSLEKDLILPYVPNVDLCDAKCVSESESKRTILLFFRGRLKRNAGGKIRSKLVTELAGAKDVVIEEGTSGDQGKAAAQKGMRRSIFCLSPAGDTPSSARLFDAIVSGCIPVIISDELELPFEGILDYRKIAIFVSSADAVQPGWLLPFLKGISSTQIREMRKNLVEFSRHFMYSSPAQPLGPEDLVWRLMGGKLVNIKLHTRRSQRVVKESRSVCTCDCRSGNNTASSTLSEI; encoded by the exons atgcgAGCTAAGCAAATACCATCGTCCTTGACGAGATCCAAATCTCAAATTCTCCTTCTGTTCTTCCCCCTCTCACTCatccttctttctttcctcttcttACTCTTTCCTCCCTCTGACCCCGCTGCATCCTCCACCACCCATCCCTACCCTCACCCCCTCATCCCACCCCAAACCTCCTTCGTCGCTTCCCTCGAACACTTCCTTACTCACAAGGCTCTCAACCACCGCTCTTCCGACGACACCGTGCGTTCGCTGCTCCAAGATGACGTAAGGATGTTCGACGACCGAAAGTTCGCCAAGGAAATGGACTGGGTGCATGGAGATCCGTACTACCCGCTGAATTTCCCGATTAGGGTTTACGTTTACCAAATGCCCAACAAGTTCACCTACAATTTACTTTGGTTGTTTCGGAATACTTACCGAGAAACCTCTAATCTAACCTCCAACGGCAGTCCTGTTCACCGTTTAATCGAACAA CATTCTATTGATTATTGGCTATGGGCGGATTTGATTGCGCCGGAATCCGAAAGGCTTTTGAAAAATGTTGTCAGAGTTCATAGGCAGGAAGAGGCAGATTTATTTTACGTGCCGTTCTTCACCACAATTAGCTTTTTCTTGTTGGAGAAGCAACAATGCAAGGCGTTATATAGG GAAGCCTTGAAATGGGTAACAGATCAGCCTGCATGGAAACGATCTGAAGGAAGGGATCATATATTTCCCATTCATCATCCATGGTCCTTTAAGTCGGTTCGCAGATatgtaaaaaattcaatttggcTTCTACCAGATATGGATTCCACAGGGAATTG GTACAAGCCAGGGCAAGTATCACTGGAGAAGGACCTCATTCTCCCATATGTTCCTAATGTTGATTTATGTGATGCAAAATGTGTGTCAGAAAGTGAATCAAAGAGAACCATACTGCTTTTCTTCCGTGGCCGACTTAAGAGAAATGCT gGAGGAAAAATACGTTCTAAACTTGTAACAGAACTAGCAGGTGCCAAGGACGTAGTGATAGAGGAGGGAACATCTGGGGATCAAGGGAAAGCTGCTGCACAAAAGGGGATGCGCAG GTCTATATTTTGTTTAAGTCCAGCTGGTGACACTCCTTCCTCTGCTAGATTGTTTGATGCTATTGTTAGTGGGTGTATACCTgttattattagtgatgaattGGAACTTCCTTTTGAAGGAATACTAGATTATAGAAAG ATAGCTATATTTGTTTCTTCGGCTGATGCTGTGCAACCTGGTTGGCTTCTGCCATTTTTAAAAGGCATTAGCTCTACTCAGATCAGAGAAATGAGGAAGAACCTTGTGGAG ttCTCAAGGCATTTCATGTATTCTAGTCCTGCTCAACCCTTGGGTCCAGAAGATCTGGTTTGGAGATTG ATGGGTGGTAAGTTGGTGAACATCAAGCTTCATACTCGGAGATCGCAGCGCGTGGTTAAAGAATCAAGAAGTGTCTGTACCTGTGATTGCAGGTCTGGCAACAATACCGCATCCAGTACTTTATCTG
- the LOC105787933 gene encoding serine/threonine protein phosphatase 2A 55 kDa regulatory subunit B alpha isoform: MHIHRALMDINESPLYVHLNPAINPTQKDLPVTIYESEVITSAEFHPAHCNMLAYSSSKGSIRLIDLRQSALCDSHAKLQAFYHF; encoded by the exons ATGCACATTCATAGAGCC TTGATGGATATTAATGAAAGTCCTCTCTATGTGCATCTCAATCCTGCAATCAATCCTACGCAAAAAGATCTTCCAGTCACCATTTATGAAAGTG AGGTTATAACATCAGCAGAGTTTCACCCTGCCCACTGTAATATGCTAGCATATAGTAGTTCAAAGGGCTCAATTCGCCTCATTGATTTGCGGCAATCGGCTTTGTGTGATTCTCATGCCAAATTGCAAGCGTTTTAccatttttag